Genomic DNA from Desulfonema ishimotonii:
GTACTTAAGGCTCGGAATGGCGTATTTAAAAATGATTTAAAAGTGTTATTTTCTGACAATCCGCCCTTTCAGGGCTGAATATTTTTTTATCCTATTCCTGGGGCGCTGCCCCAGGCTGTAATATTTCGCCCTTTCAGGGCCTGGCTTTGGCTACTGAATACTTTTCAGATACACTTTGAAAAGAGATGGCGTCAGGTCAAAAAACGACACACAGAAAGGAGAAGCAATGAGCAAAACAATAAAAGTGAAATGCAACGGCCCGGATCAGCATATCAACGAAATCGACATTGCCAAACTGTTTACGCCGTGCTTTGTGATGAACAAAGACGCCCCCTGTTCCGGGCTGCCCAAACGGATTGTGCTGGACTGCCGGATGTGCAAAGAGGGAAAGGTCATTGTCACGCCGTCAATGATCAGAGCGCATGTGCTGTAGCCCGGAATCCGGCCATTTTGAATCTGCAGGCGCAGCCCTCTGCAAAACGGTAGGGGACTCTGAAGAAATAAAATACCGATATCCGGTAACGGTAGGACGGGGTTACGGCCCCGTCAGCTTTGTCGGCAGGCAACATATTTGTTTCGACATCCCTGACCCGTAATAATTTGAAATAATGTGATTTACACCTTCAGTGAGATAACGGAAAATCAGTAAAACGGACCTGCTGCGAAGCCATCAGAAAAAGAGACATATAGCACGTTCTATTTCTTTGAATTTTATGGACTTTCAGGGTATAATGTTTTATTTTATCCGGTAACACGCATCCGGCTGAGGCGGTGCGTGTTACCGCCTTCGGACAGAGCTATGACGGATATATTTTCAAGACTGTACCGTATCGCACGTTCAAAAATCCCCCGGCCGCAGAATTTCTTTAAGAAATTCGAAAGCGGGGCTGACAGGCCTTTTGATGATTCAGGTGCCGGAAATCGCCAGAGCCGTTCATATAACGGGGAAGACTCGAACGGGGAAAAAAATAACGGCGTTCCCGGTCAGGTGGCCGAGGATCTGGGCGTGTTTAACCTGGTTCCCCCGTCGTCACTTGAACAGGTCCGGCAGGCGAGAAACCGGGAGATCAAAAAATATCATCCCGACAGATTTCTGAATCATCCTGAAAAACTTGAGACCGCCAAAGAAATTTTGCAGATTTACAATGCGGCCTACGGACGTCTCAGGTCGTATTATGAAAATAAATAACAAGGGGTTGCGCATCCGGTCCGCAGGATCGCAACA
This window encodes:
- a CDS encoding J domain-containing protein, whose amino-acid sequence is MTDIFSRLYRIARSKIPRPQNFFKKFESGADRPFDDSGAGNRQSRSYNGEDSNGEKNNGVPGQVAEDLGVFNLVPPSSLEQVRQARNREIKKYHPDRFLNHPEKLETAKEILQIYNAAYGRLRSYYENK